The genomic DNA GCGCGCTTTGGATAAAGTCTGGGGCATACATCGGTTCTGGAAACCCGTTCCTTTCTTGCAACTTCCTGTCTGGCTGTCAATTATGGAAAGCCTGAGAGCGATGTCTGGGAACAGTAGCGGGTTGGTACCGTGGCTCTTGTCATTGACGCGGGGCTCGTCAGATATATCCTTGGCCGCTGAGCCATCGCTAGCTACTGAGGGAGGCTTGTGGTTTCCGGATCTTCTTGCTGGTGATCCAACGGGCATTCTTCCTATCTTTTTGGCGGGATCCGTCATTACGAATATCCGCACTGGATGGAAGGTTCCTTCTTTCAAGGAAATTGCCAGCTTGCCGCGGCCAGAGAGGATCAGACTTATCTCTTCGCGGCTGCTGAAATTGTTACTTCAGACTCTCGCCTTGTATGTTGGTGCTGCATCTTACGTGTACCAAATGCCTTGTGCGCTTATGATTTACTGGATCACGAGTACAAATCTCGCTACCACGCAATCACTCTTTTTGGACAAGTTCATGTTCAAGCGGCCGGGTCTCAAGCAGTGGAGGAGATTTGTCATTGGATACCCTCCATTGAAAAAGACTTAAGTGCGACAATTATTAGCGAAGACTCACCGGAAGCATCTTACCAAGACCGAAGACGAAGATAGTTGGGACGCGAAGCGCGATTTGGTTCAGATACCAAGACAAGCAAGAAATGAAACAATAAGTCCAAAATCGCCTCCAGAGGTATGGTATAAAAGTGGGCATGAAAGATGTAATGAGCGATGgcttgaagaagatggagtCATTTTGGATTAACTATAGTATGAACGCTATCAATACATGAATGTGATAGTAGTGCACTTTCCCACT from Aspergillus chevalieri M1 DNA, chromosome 1, nearly complete sequence includes the following:
- a CDS encoding putative mitochondrial export translocase Oxa2 (COG:U;~EggNog:ENOG410PQHW;~InterPro:IPR001708;~TransMembrane:3 (o53-72i253-272o278-301i);~go_component: GO:0016021 - integral component of membrane [Evidence IEA];~go_function: GO:0032977 - membrane insertase activity [Evidence IEA]) — protein: MPINSLRALRNPRISARQIRHFHPTRPAFLVNEVLNASAGFIQAVHSFSCLPWVASIPLTALIIRMTVGMPLQMYSKIQARKELDIAPIMTSWRHQYQAQIRKDVNRSSEDPMMAGQANAELLKMIKAKKRALDKVWGIHRFWKPVPFLQLPVWLSIMESLRAMSGNSSGLVPWLLSLTRGSSDISLAAEPSLATEGGLWFPDLLAGDPTGILPIFLAGSVITNIRTGWKVPSFKEIASLPRPERIRLISSRLLKLLLQTLALYVGAASYVYQMPCALMIYWITSTNLATTQSLFLDKFMFKRPGLKQWRRFVIGYPPLKKT